A window from Chloroflexota bacterium encodes these proteins:
- a CDS encoding M81 family metallopeptidase translates to MARVLIAELQQETATFNPHLTQYEDFRVVRGAAILEELQGTNTEIAGALDIFAEYGDVELVPTMAAWAVPHGPVADAVLDRLIQEIINEVKQNSDVDAVFLVLHGAMAGETEFDPEGRLLEEVRACVGAIPIVASLDFHAVITDRMLQTADIMVGYHTYPHTDFYETGVRAARNLMRLLKENAVPTTARVKIPLMARGDELLTDSGRFGDAIRMCQALEDSPGGLVGNIYLSNPFTDVPDLQSYVIVSTDNDEARAKAEAERIAAFMWENRELWTAELTPLPEAVAQAQETPGLTVFSDAADATSSGAPGDSNAVLRELLAQNYDRRALIPLIDAPAVAVAFEAGVGSTVTLQLGGTMDPGRHTPFAVSVYVKSLHDGEFAYENGVVEQAGRTAVLAIGNIVVLTTERLILFVGRRVFQAFGLEPQDFSLIVAKSPNGFRTWYESIASRIVHLDTPGSASLNLESLPYEHCVRPIYPLDENVVATLRAG, encoded by the coding sequence ATGGCGCGCGTGCTGATCGCGGAACTCCAGCAAGAGACGGCGACATTCAATCCGCATCTTACCCAATATGAGGACTTTCGCGTCGTGCGCGGCGCCGCAATCCTGGAAGAACTACAGGGCACGAATACCGAGATTGCAGGTGCGCTCGATATCTTCGCGGAATACGGCGACGTCGAATTAGTCCCAACTATGGCGGCCTGGGCCGTGCCCCATGGGCCGGTAGCCGATGCCGTACTCGATCGGCTGATCCAGGAAATCATCAACGAAGTGAAGCAGAATAGCGATGTAGACGCCGTGTTCCTCGTGCTGCACGGCGCCATGGCCGGCGAGACTGAATTCGATCCGGAAGGCAGGCTATTGGAAGAGGTGCGGGCGTGCGTGGGAGCTATTCCTATTGTCGCTTCTCTGGACTTCCATGCAGTCATCACCGATCGCATGCTTCAAACGGCCGACATTATGGTTGGCTACCATACTTACCCACATACGGATTTTTACGAGACGGGAGTGCGAGCGGCACGAAACCTCATGCGCCTGTTGAAAGAGAACGCCGTCCCGACCACCGCCCGAGTGAAGATTCCGCTGATGGCCCGGGGCGATGAACTGCTTACGGACTCCGGCCGCTTTGGCGATGCCATTCGCATGTGCCAGGCGCTCGAAGACTCACCGGGGGGACTAGTGGGCAACATTTACCTTTCCAATCCCTTCACCGACGTGCCCGATCTTCAGTCTTACGTCATAGTGTCAACGGACAACGATGAGGCGCGGGCCAAAGCGGAAGCCGAACGAATAGCCGCATTTATGTGGGAAAATCGAGAATTGTGGACGGCTGAACTGACGCCGCTTCCCGAAGCGGTTGCCCAAGCACAGGAAACTCCCGGCCTCACCGTATTTTCCGATGCCGCCGACGCGACGTCCTCCGGCGCGCCGGGTGACAGCAATGCCGTGCTGAGAGAGTTGCTGGCACAAAACTACGATAGACGGGCTCTCATACCGCTGATAGACGCGCCCGCCGTGGCCGTCGCATTCGAAGCCGGGGTCGGGAGCACCGTTACCCTTCAATTGGGTGGAACCATGGATCCCGGACGCCACACACCGTTTGCGGTTTCAGTTTATGTAAAGAGCTTGCATGACGGTGAGTTCGCCTATGAAAACGGTGTAGTCGAGCAAGCCGGCCGCACGGCGGTGCTCGCTATTGGTAACATCGTCGTGCTCACCACGGAACGTCTGATTTTATTTGTAGGCCGCAGAGTCTTTCAAGCGTTCGGCCTGGAACCGCAAGATTTCTCACTGATCGTTGCAAAGTCCCCCAATGGGTTCCGCACGTGGTATGAATCGATTGCATCCCGCATTGTTCACCTAGACACACCCGGTTCCGCGAGCCTCAATCTCGAGTCGCTGCCCTACGAACACTGCGTGCGCCCCATCTATCCCTTGGACGAGAACGTGGTCGCCACCTTGCGCGCCGGCTAG